In Meleagris gallopavo isolate NT-WF06-2002-E0010 breed Aviagen turkey brand Nicholas breeding stock chromosome 30, Turkey_5.1, whole genome shotgun sequence, the genomic stretch GATTTCCCATCAATTCTTTATATTTACAtacatttgtgtgtgtgcgtggCTTTACTTTATACTCTATTGCCTATAATTGAGCTGAGCACAATTGGGGTGGGAATCATAGAGGCACAGAAATGGCATTGCTCAGCGTTTCTGCATACGATGTTTCTACACGAGCTGAAGTTACACTGAATAAACGTTTATCTCTGacataaaaaatggaaatgctgtctttttctGGGGTGTGGGGAGCGGGGCTATGGGCTCCACACACAGACCAGCCCTGGTGGGACACGTGGAGGTCCTTTAGGAAAGATGGGGATGGCTGTCGTGTTCTGAGTGCAGCTCTTTTTTGGGCTATTTTGGGGTGTTTTTGAGGTGGTGTCACTGTAGTAGAGATAAGGGGTTCCGTCAGGATTAGGGTTATGGTTTAGGATTAGAAGTTCATTTTAGGGGGTACAGTATTAAGGCTAGGGTTACATCAGGGATATCAGGGCTCTTGATAGGGTCAAGGTTGTTAGGCTGTGGTTAATTGTCGGGTTTCAGTTGGGATTAGGGGCATTAGGGTTATGGTGAGGGTTTAGGATGAGGAATTGGGGGGGTCAGGGTTAGTGTTTTTAaggttaggattagggttatTGGGTCTCTGGTTATGGTCAGGGTTAGTGTTAGGATTAGGGGTTAGGTTTGGGGAAGTGTTAGGTTTAGAGTTATTGGTATTGTTAGGGTTAGGATATGGCTACAGTTAGGGTTAAGCTATTAGGGTTTGGGGCAGAGCTAGGATTACGGTTATATGACTTTTTGTTAGGATCAGGGCTAGGGTTTGGATTTGGGTTATTGCATCAAGGTCAGGGTTATGGCTGGTTGTGGGGCTGGGTTAGGATCAGTGTTATAATAGCTTTGGTTTTGGGCAGGGGTTATGGTTAGGGTTTAGGATCATGGTTATGGTTGAGGTTGGTTATACTGTCCTACTGCTCCCTGAGCTCCTCCTGAGCAGACCGCAACCCCCAGGCTCCATTCTACAAGCTGCTCCCAGCTTCCCATTCCTCACTCCGTACGCATAACTCAACCCTCGTCCGCATGCGGAGGGACGCGAGGGCTGAGAAGGCGGCCGCCCTTTTCCCCACCCCGTTCCCGCCCTTTTCCCCACCCCGTTCCCGCCCTTTTGCCCGCTCAGGCAGCGCCGCGGACAGCTCTGTGCGGGCAGCGGCGTCTCCAGGGGTCCTTCCCGCCGCCGGGCCCGGCGCTTCCAAGATGGCGGCGGTNNNNNNNNNNNNNNNNNNNNNNNNNNNNNNNNNNNNNNNNNNNNNNNNNNNNNNNNNNNNNNNNNNNNNNNNNNNNNNNNNNNNNNNNNNNNNNNNNNNNTTCCCCCCCCCCAGGACCCCCTGTGGCACCCACAAGTGCCGGGTGGTCGTTAAGCCATGGTTTCACATGTGCTGGAAACACTGTGGtcacccagccctgctccccacagccctgATCCcgaggagcagggctggagcagcaccCTAATCCCGACACAGAGGTGGTGTTGTGTGCACCGGGTGTATTTTTATCCTCTTAGTGCTGCCTGTTGAGCTGTGGGTGCTTTGGAGCAGCCCCGCGTTGCCGGCAGGATGTCTTGGGGTTGGGTTCTGGGGGGACCTCGGGGCAAATTGTGGCTGCGTTTGTAGTGTCTCgagtttaaaaaagaagagcaaaaagatAGAAAAGTTCAGCCCTGCCCCTAAAGTCCAGAGCCAACTGGGAGGTGTGGGCTGTGCTTCTTTACAGGGAGTCCCTGTGGGCTGTGGGTCTGGGCCCAATGCTGCTCACAGTGATGGGAGGAGGGAGGTGTGGGGTCCCCACAGTGCAGGAGCCAGACCCACCTGAGGGGTCTCGGGCACAGCATCCCCACAAACAGGGCAATGGGACACATCCCCAGGTGTGGGGGGGATGCAGCTCAGGCTGGGCATGGGGAGCCTGGGGGTCTCAGCCAAGAGGGGTTTAAGTCTTCGGGGCATAAAGGAGCCTTTTGATGGCCGGGGCCTGCGTGCTGTGGTCATGGGACCCCGCTCACAGTCCGAGCTCAGTCATGGGATCCAGGAAACCGAATTAAAGCGTCTTAAGGAGCTTTTTTCCcgagctctgctctgtttttttcacGTGCTTGTCATATGAACAAAGATGGTATAAAAGGATGGCGGGGACGGAGCCCGTAGTGCTCAGGCTGGGAGTGGGGAGGGGGACTGAGGAGGGAGAGCAGGGCGAGGGGCTCAGCACAGCACCGGATGGGATGGAtggaaggggaaaggagaggacaaggatgctctgcagcagcacctggctCGGCCCCACCAGGTGAGTGAGGCAGCGATGGGGCTGGCAGGGATGGCTGGGGTGGGGACAGCACTGTGAGCATCCCTGTGCCCATGGCTGCACCCAGAGAGAGGCCCTGGTGGGACGAGGGCACAGCATGGGGATGGGGGTGGCCTTGGGGAGCCCTGCGGGGTCTTGGGGAGCTGCAGCCATGGGACACCACTCGTTGCACACAGGCATGCATCCACTGCTGAACGGGCAGGTGAGCTCACCTGCACAGACTGCACACACACCCACGTGGCCGCACGCACACAGCCGTACATGCACACATTCCCCACACTGCCCTTCAATGCCCCACTCActctctttgctttgcaaaCCCGCGCTCACGCCCAACCCCTTGGAACCCAGCAGTGCCCACCCCCACGTCCCAAACCAAGCCCAGGGCCGTGGGGTGGCACTGAGCTCACCCCCCGTGGAAGCAGTGTGGTTTGGGGGatccccacagccctgctcccctcccagctcacttctctcctccctctccaGGAGCACACACTATCTGCGGAGCAGTGCAGCCCCTCGCTCCCGTGAGCTTCCCTTTGTCATCCTATGCCTGAGCGATGCCTGGAGGCTGGGACGGTGAAGGGAGGCCCACGGGCTGCCACGGCCCTGCAGCGATACGTCTGGACAAGGCGCCTTGTGGGACTGGGGGTGCTGGGGGCATCCCTGGGGGCCAGGGGCATCCAAAGGCTTGGAGGGATGCTTGGTGGGGGGACCAGGGCGGGGGGAATGGGACATGTATCCCCTGTACTGAATAGCTCATCCCTGCAGAGAGGTGACCCTGCAGGAGGATGTTTTGGCAGCTCTGAGAAATCACCTTTTCTCCAAGCATcactcctcttcctttttccctttcccctttcacttttctttttgttccctctcctttttccctttccatattccccttttctcttttccatttttctttcccaccgctttccctttccccttttctattttccctttcctttttctttcccccttctttttccACTCTCCctcttcatttcccttttcatttcccttttcttctccttttccctttccctttttccctttccttattCCCTTTTCCCATTNNNNNNNNNNNNNNNNNNNNNNNNNNNNNNNNNNNNNNNNNNNNNNNNNNNNNNNNNNNNNNNNNNNNNNNNNNNNNNNNNNNNNNNNNNNNNNNNNNNNCTTCccctttcccccctttttctttcatttgggAGCTCTGTGCTCCAGCTGCACACGCGTGCATCGAGGCCCTCGCCAACATcgggggggagggaggggtcGAGGGGCAGCTGGTTGTGATCCCGGTCCTGTGCTCACCTCATCGGGCTGCAGGGCTGCGCGTGGGCTGGGATGCTTGGAAGGTTTTGGGGGGGCTCAACAGGAGCACGGGGGGTGTCAGAAGCGTGGGCACGGCGTAGCCTTCAGCTCGGGATGGCGGTGGGTGCTGGCTTTGCCCGCGGGTTGTGCCCGCGCGATGCCGCGTGTGCCCtctctgcaggctgcctgcaggcacACGGATGGCGGCCGCCCCGACCCGTGAGGGACTGCGGGCTGCCCCATGGCAGCCGTGATAAGGACGGGgcctcccagcactgcttcagATCCTCCCTCGCTCCCAGCGCAGCCTTGAATCTGCCGTCATGAACGGGCTGTCGatcagccagctctgctgcctcttctgctgccctccctgccccagccGCATCGCCGCCAAGCTGGCGTTCCTCCCCCCAGAGCCCACCTACGCCGTGGTCCCCGAGCCGGAGCCCATCGGCAGCACCAGCACCGGATCCCTCCGAGGCGGCGCTGCGGGGCGGTGGAAGCTGCACTTGAAGGACCGGGCGGATTTCCAGTACTCCCAACGAGAGCTGGACAACATCGAGGTGTTTGTCACCAAAAGCAGCCGAGGGAACCGCATCGGCTGCATGTACGTCCGCTGTGTGCCGGGAGCCAGGTGAGTGGTGGGCCCGGagctcctgctggctgccacctccctgccctgcccGACCCGGCGCCGTGCTGTGGGGTTCGGAGGTGCCCTGCGGTGCGGGTGAGCTCAGCTCTTGGAACCTGTTTGGCTTGTGGCTGGAGCTGGGAATGGGACTGAACAGGTTGAGGGAGGGAGTTGGGGCGCAGCCGCAGGCTATGGGGACCTCGGCGTCCCCTCCTGGCTTGCTGTCCTCGAGGTGCCCTTCTGACGTCACACTGCTGATGTCATGCTCCGGTTGCGTGCCCAGCGTCTGCGAAGCTTCTGTAGAGCCCAAGCGAGCCCCTGGCCCTACAGAGACCATGGGGATGGtctgcagccctcagccagGAGACACCTGCAGCCCTGAGGCAAGCTGTGTTTGCATGGTTCTCTCACTTACTGGGCACGTTTGATTTTTGCAAAGAGAAGAGCAATAGGATTGGAAGCCGGAAGGGATTCAGGTACAGCTTGCCACAAACCACCATAGGTCGGTAAGGGAGGAAGAGCTTGATTTGGAATCATTCTGTTGGGAAGGGAGGATGCGGAGTCTCAGGGGCTGCGGGAATGTGTCTGCCCACGGAAAGCAGAGTGAGATGCTTTGCTTGGAGCCTCCAGGAATCCATGGCAGCTTGCTGGGATCTGCTGGGACAGCTGGCGAGGGGCAGTGCAGGGCGTGGGCCGGAGACCCCTGGGTTGGGTGGGTGCTGGgggaagcacagcagctgctccctgcgTCAGCAGCACGCATGGAGCTCCAGAGCTGCACACGCACAGACTGTCGTTGCTGTGACAGCGCTGTCACCGCTGCCTGCAGGAGGCCCAGatgtggagtggggcagagcaaAGTTTGAGCTTTGCAAAGCCTGCATCACCTTGCCTGGCCCCACTCAGTGCAGAGCGGCGCGCCTGCAGGTATACCTGGCACATCCAGGCTGCCTGGTAGGGATGTCTGCTCCCGTCCTGTCCTGTTGCGTGTCTCCAGAGAGAGGAAACAGCCACAGGATTGCTCTGCCTGCACATCCGCTGCTGGCCTGCTCCCCATCTGCCTGCGGAAGTGGTGAATGACACACAGGCCCAGGAAGGTCCCGTctccatcctgctgctgccttcctgccagGGACCACTCGATCCCCACGGTGGGGTGGTCTGGTAGCATccagctgctggggctgagctgtgggcCTGCTTTCCGgggctccctcagcctgctgtccccatgcttcagctctgctgaaCGTTTCTTCCGCTGTAAAGCGTCGTGTTTTCACTTTCTGCTCCTGGATGGAGGGGCTGAGTTCCCCCTCACCCCGCTGTAGCGCTGCGTgtcctctctgctctctgatCACCAACCGTTGGGAGCTGAAAGGTGCTGAATCAGAGGCATCTCCCCCACTGTGAGGGGTTCAGGGAGGAGTGGGCCGTGCTGCCTCCCCCAGCAGAGGAGAGCTGAGCTTCCATCAGCACGCTGTTCGTGTTAATTTTGATGATGAACATTGTTTTTCCCCTTATGGTGGAAATTTCTTGTGCCTTGTCACTCCCACAAttcacttctctcccaaggtCTGGTGTCTTGCCAGgctcaggagagaaaaaaaatctgctgtcaGAATTATTACTTAAAATCCCCATCGGGCAAACAGCCCCAAATCGtgagcttctttttttttttaaccaaaatagACTCAAAAACTCCAACAGAGGCACAGTGCCTCTGGGCTGCTGGTTTCTGCTGGTAGCAAGCCCCAGTGGTGAGGAAAGTCAGGGCATCTCCAGGGCTGGGACCATCTCAAGGCCATTCCTGTGTCCCTTTACGTGCTGTGATTTCAGCCCCTAAATTAACCCCTGCATCTGGTGCTGCAGGTACACGGTGCTCTTCTCCCACGGCAACGCGGTGGACCTGGGGCAGATGAGCAGCTTCTACATCGGGCTGGGCACGCGCATCAACTGCAACATCTTCTCCTACGACTACTCGGGCTACGGCGCCAGCACGGGGAAACCCTCGGAGAGGAACCTCTACTCCGACATCGACGCGGCGTGGCAGGCGCTGCGGACACGGTGAGCTGGGCAGGATGGGGGCTGGGGGGCTGTGCTGCCCGTGGTGTGGTCCCCCGGTGGGTGCGGGAGGTGGGATGCTGTCTGTCGCTGCTGTGATGCAGCGGTGAGCACGGAGGTGTCTGTGGTGGTGGGGCTGCGGGGGGCTGGGGCGCGCTTGGCTGCAGGAAGAACCCGTCAGGACGGCGCtctggaaaacaggaaatgtCCCTGAGAGGGGCCTGGGATGCTGGTAACGGGAAGGGGGGGCCGGAAAGCTGTTGTGGGGGGGTCTGGATGCTACGGGGTATGACCGTGCTCAGTATCGTGGGGGTGTGGTGCTCCCCTCCGCTGGCACACACCGtgttccagctctgcagccctgtgcctcCTTACCCCTACAGGCACTCCTGGCTCACacaggagctgtgtgctgccctgcagggctgtgctccccCCGCCACCCCCCCATAGCCCTGCTCCCGTTGAGGCTGAGCCCTGACACCCCACGgctcttccagcagctcagcccaggCTGCTCCCAGAGGCCACGGTGGGGACGGCCCCTCTGTCTCCTAGACGTGCATTCCCCGAGGTCAGCACCGTGTCTGGGAAAACAATGTGCAACTCTTAATTAAACGCTAATTGCTACAGTGTTTGCAAGCAGCtgggggagcagagcagctgcttcgTGCCCAGCCTGGAAGAGCTGAGGGAAGGCAGAAGGGACGGAGCCCCATTTCCACTCTGCAACATGCTGTGACCAGTGCAGGGTGAggcctgggctgcagctcctaGTGATGGCGGTGTTCCTGATGCTTGGGCCTTGCCCTCTCCTCCCCCAGGTATGGGATCAGCCCGGAGAACATCATTTTGTATGGACAGAGCATTGGCACAGTGCCCACCGTCGACCTGGCGTCCCGCTATGAGTGCGCTGCCATCGTGCTCCACTCCCCGCTCACCTCCGGCATGAGAGTCGCCTTCCCTGAGACCAAGAAGACCTACTGGTTTGATGCCTTCCCCAAGTGAGTGCCTTAGAAGGGACTGGGGACACTCCTGGGTGCCAGCCCTATCTGTGCAGAGGGGTTATGGGGAAAATCAGGGACCTGTGATCGCCTTAAATTGCCCACCAGGACCCTCCTGCATTACACGTCGTCCCCACGCTGGGACCTGTAGCCCTTCCCGAGGGCTCCTGGCATTCCCTGATGGTGTCACCTCCCAGCCGTGCTGTGCCTTCATTCCTTCCCACCAGCTACCTCCCTGCCCCCCTGGGTGCCACCTGGGAAGTCTTTCCCACCAGTATTTGGGGCATCTTTCCCCCCACCCTGAGGAGGGCAGAGGTGGTGTCTGCAGGCAGGGGTGCAGCGAGCTCTTGCTTTGCCTCTGCCCTGCAGCCGGGCCAGCAGGACGGTCCCTGAGCTGCAAAGTGTGGCCGGGAGCCGCCAGCCCACGCACTGCATCCTGATGGCCTCGCTTGGCCTTTGTGTCCTGgggactgggatgggaagggCCACGCTTGCCTGCAGGCACGGTTGATCCCCGCATAGGATCGCGCTGTCCTGGGGCGGTTTCCCTCGGCCCTGCCTGGGTCCCATGGGGCTGCTGTCATTGCTCTCTCGTCCTCATCTGTTGCTCTGGCGGCGATCTCAGCGCTGGCAGAAGCTCCACATCCCCATGCTCTGCTGCGATCAAAGAGCAtttcctgctgcctttcccCGGGGGGCTGTGCTTTAGGGGGCAGGAGGGGTGAGGCTGCCTCGATCCCTGCACTTACCCCCTTTTGTCATCTCTCCCCTCTCACTTTCTTGGCAGCATCGAGAAGATCTCCAAAATCACCTCTCCTGTCCTCATCATCCATGGCACCGAGGATGAAGTCATCGACTTCTCCCACGGCCTGGCGCTCTTTGAACGCTGTCCCAAAGCTGTGGAGCCACTGTGGGTGGATGGGGCCGGGCACAATGACATTGAACTCTACAGCCAGTACCTCGAGCGCCTTCGGAAATTCATCTCCCAAGAGCTGGCCAGCCAACGCAACTAGCTGGAGGATGGGGCAGGGTGGGGGTTGTGGCGTGTTTGTCCAGTTCTCCCAGCGCTCCCAGCccctgctgctggaggcacAGTGGGTTTCTACAGCCCCAGCCTCGGGAGCCTTGAGCGGACAGTGCGTTTCCTCTGggatgcagcacagctctcctccctccctgcgTCACCCGGTGCTGCTGGCATCACAGCCGGGCAGGCAGGAGAAGGCAGCTCGCTCCTTCTGCCCTGGGCAGAGTAGAGCCCCTCCTGATGGTGAATCTTCAGCTTCGGACACGTCCTCATCCCCTCTCCTGAAACAGTGAACTGTTGAATTCCTCCcggctgctctgctgctcccactATAGCAATAAGGCGAGTTGGGCTGGGAGCAGCCGCAGGGTGAGCCTGTCCCTGGTGTCACTGCGTGGCAGAGGAGGGCAGTTCCTTCTGTGCTGGTGTTGCAGCAGATGCCTGGTGCTGCTTCCTgcctggggcagagctgtgtccCCGAGGGGGGGGTTGGGGATGCGTGGAGGAGGTGCCCCCCCACCTCACACCCCTCTGCTCAGCCCCGCTCTGCCTTCTCAGAACACTCCCCGTGTTCAGGTCCTTTCTGTGACACTCCTTCCCTCTCCGTCCCCTCAGAGCGGGGTGAGGAAACCAGGCACCAAATAAAGAGCTGAGGTTTAGAGTTTTACCCGTGTTGCCCTTCTGCTGGGGGCTGGGGCTCTGGTCCCCTGCTCTCCTGGCTGAGCTGTGTGTCTGCTGGGCCCTGAGCTCatccccagctccagccctgcgGCACCAGCAGGTGAGGAAAGGAACATGTGGGCCCCGGAACAGCCCTGAAATCATCTTGCACCGGCCTATGGGGCAGCAAATCCTTGTGTGGGGCTCCCAGCCATTTCCCTGtcccctcctccctgctgtggggctgcgGGCTCATGTGAGGAGCAATAATCTCACtaagctgccctctgtggggCCTCAGGCTCAGAGCACTGCCATGTGCCTTTTGTTTAGGGCTGAGATGGGGCCACAGGGGTCCCTGCTCCCACANNNNNNNNNNNNNNNNNNNNNNNNNNNNNNNNNNNNNNNNNNNNNNNNNNNNNNNNNNNNNNNNNNNNNNNNNNNNNNNNNNNNNNNNNNNNNNNNNNNNACGGCTGGCGGCCCCGTAGCGTCCAGGGGAGCCCCGGGCACTGCGGCCTCGGTTTGGGTTCGGGGTGCCGTGGCCGTGATGTggatttggggtttttcttTCAGGTGGGGTCTCAGCGCAGCGTCGGCCTGCCAACCAGCGGGCAGCTAGGAGCAGCCTACAGACGGGGAGAGAGAGGCTCGGCGGTGGGGCTGCTGCCTTGGGCTGCCCTGAGCACGCACGGCTCGCTGAGCAGAGCGGCGGACAGAAGGGACAGAAGGCTCCATTGGTGGTGAGTGGACACAGCGTGGCCGAGGAGCGGTGTTAGCGAGTTTCCCTGCCCGGTGctgcctccaggctgctctcTGATGGAGCAGCCAGAAGGGACGAGGTCAGCTCTCTCCCCTCGGGTGCGGTGTTTCTTGGAGGTGGCAGCTGgctgtgagccagcactgtgtgccCTCGCAGCCTTAAAGCCAGCTGGATCCttggctgcatccaaagcagcgtGGGCAGCGGGTGAGGGAGGGGATCTGCCCTGCGatgtgagacctcacctggaacactgcgtccagatgtggagtgctcagtacaggagagacacggACCTGTTGGAGTGAGACCAGAAGAGTGCTACAGAAAGGTTCTTGGGGTGGAACAGCTCCCTGTGGgctgaggacaggctgagggctggggctgtgcagcctgcaggagagaaggctccggggGGAGCTGAGAACGGCCTCTGGGTACCTATAGGGGCTGTAAGAAACAAGAGGATGGACTCGTTAGCAGGGTCtgtgtgataggacaaggggaaatggcttcaaactagAAGAGAGGAGTCTTAGACTTGATGtaaggaagttctttacaaCATGGGTGatgaagcagtggcacaggctgcccagaggggtggtggatgtcccatccttCAGATACCCAATGTCAGGGCTCAGGGCTCTGAGCCCtcgatggagctgtgggtgtccctgctcagtgaGACCAGATGGTCTTTAGAGGACCTTTCtgactcaaaccattctgtgattcatcagGTTTGGCAGTAGGGTTCCCTGCTGCTTGGCGCCTGTGGGTGAACTGCTGGCTCAGGGGTAGCTGAACTCATCCAGCGTAGCAGCAATCCTCCAGTTCTGTCTCTAGGGCCACTCAAAATGAGAAACAATTTCAGAAAGTCAGGCAATAGGTGGCCACCTGGATGCACGAATGGGGATTCTGCCTTTCAGCTTTTGTCCCCGGTGTGGGGGAGCTGGGTGTGGTGCAGCCTCCTGTGGCTGCTTGGGCCGAAGGAGAGGTCAGTTCAATGGAGGAACTCCAGGTCTGGTAGCAGGATCACCAACCTGAGCTCTGCAGGGGAAATTCCAAGTGCAGAGCTCTGGTTCCTGTCACCCAactgaggacaaggaggaaGAACCCGGAGCTgattcccttccttccctcagGAGCACTCCTGGGGGGTTTTATTTCTCGTGTTCCCATCGCTTCGTTCCTTTGGCAGAGCAAGTTTTCCAGGAGTGTGAAAgagagcagagccagctgtgAGGCCGTgtctgctgtgctgggaaatgGAGGAATGCTGCTGGTGACTCCCTGGAGCAACACCCTGTGTGACTTCCGAGCCACAGCCACCTGTGAACATCCCTTTGTTCCCTATCAGAGCTGGCCACAGCCACATTGTTCGCGCAGAGGGACTGGGATGAGGGAGCTGACTTGCTCCACTTCCTGAGGAAACGTGGGTGAAGGGAGGggggaaatcctcactgcagAGTTCTTGTTGTGCAGCTGGAAGGGCtcgtgctgctgctctgctccttttgTCTGCTGTCGGCCCGCAGTGTTGGTGTGCtggtcagtgctgccctggaAGCAAGGTCTTGTCTGCAGAATAGATCAGCTAGGGATGGTGTTGAgtgtttttgtcttctgaattggtgtttttttgttgccaGGAGTTACTGTTATGGTTGGAAGGGTGCAGTGCAGTGTGGCCACATAAATACCACACAAAGGTCAACTCCTGGGTTTGCTGTGCGTGATCCTAAGAGTAAGATGCATTTTGTAAGTAGGCTCCTCCTGGGAAGGTATTTCAGAGCTCCCCTCGCAGCTGGAGAGAAGCCTTATTCTGACTTCCAGCCTAAATATAGCAGTGTCTGGTTCCAGCACGTGTCAGGGAACACTTAAATATGTCAGAATTGAGAGTTCCCTTTGAATCGCTTGCATCAGCCTCTGCAAACTGCAAAAATTAAAGCTGTCTTGTCATGAAAACAGCACCGCCGGGTGCAGATGGTAACTAATTAACCTGAATGCTGGCCGTTTGACCTGCATTTGTTGCTTCAGTGTTTGCAGGAGTCATTAGTCATGCTGTGATGGCACTTCTTGTTATGTTTAGAGTGGATAATTCAGGTCTTACGTGAGCCTCTCCTCCAGTGAGCGCAGCAAGCTCTGTGGAGTGAGGTCCTGTTGACCTTCCAGGCTTTGTGGCAGCCGGGTTGCGGATCCCGTCGCTGCTTACAAGCCGTGTGTGCCTCTTATCTCGAGGGACTCAGGTTGCACTGTGCTGTGAGGGCAGGATCCATTCTGGGGATGCTTTgtgctccttcctgcagcacgcGACGATCGAGCTCTCCGAGTGTAACAGCTGTCTCATTTTTATTCCCCTTTGTAGTTTGGCACCTTGGAGGAGAAAGGATGGCTCAGGAGACGAACCAAACCCAGGTGCCTCTGCTGTGTACCACTGGCTGCGGGTTCTATGGCAGCCCACGCACCAACGGGATGTGCTCCGTTTGCTATAAGGAATTtctgcagaggcagc encodes the following:
- the ABHD17A gene encoding alpha/beta hydrolase domain-containing protein 17A, which translates into the protein MNGLSISQLCCLFCCPPCPSRIAAKLAFLPPEPTYAVVPEPEPIGSTSTGSLRGGAAGRWKLHLKDRADFQYSQRELDNIEVFVTKSSRGNRIGCMYVRCVPGARYTVLFSHGNAVDLGQMSSFYIGLGTRINCNIFSYDYSGYGASTGKPSERNLYSDIDAAWQALRTRYGISPENIILYGQSIGTVPTVDLASRYECAAIVLHSPLTSGMRVAFPETKKTYWFDAFPNIEKISKITSPVLIIHGTEDEVIDFSHGLALFERCPKAVEPLWVDGAGHNDIELYSQYLERLRKFISQELASQRN